One Terriglobia bacterium DNA segment encodes these proteins:
- the msrB gene encoding peptide-methionine (R)-S-oxide reductase MsrB — translation MTDKIQKSEEEWKKELTPEQYQVCRMKGTEPAFTGKYYKTKDPGVYLCAACGNQLFDSDTKYESGSGWPSFYKPIGEENVETENDDSHGMDRTEVMCSKCGAHLGHVFPDGPRPTGLRYCINSASLKLDPKKK, via the coding sequence ATGACAGACAAAATCCAAAAATCCGAAGAGGAATGGAAGAAGGAACTGACGCCTGAGCAATATCAGGTCTGCCGGATGAAAGGCACGGAACCGGCGTTCACCGGAAAGTATTACAAGACGAAGGATCCGGGAGTTTATCTGTGCGCCGCCTGCGGGAATCAGTTGTTCGATTCAGACACCAAATACGAATCGGGAAGCGGCTGGCCGAGCTTCTACAAGCCGATCGGCGAGGAGAATGTCGAGACCGAAAACGACGACAGCCATGGAATGGACCGGACTGAAGTGATGTGCAGCAAGTGCGGCGCGCATCTGGGGCACGTATTCCCCGACGGCCCGCGGCCGACCGGCCTGCGGTATTGCATCAACTCCGCCTCATTGAAGCTGGATCCGAAGAAAAAATAA